The following proteins are encoded in a genomic region of Cyclonatronum proteinivorum:
- a CDS encoding type II toxin-antitoxin system HigB family toxin, with product MRIIARKTLRDFWIIHPDSESALKAWFFEAERSKWSSPHIIKKKYPSASILPDNRVVFNIKGNKYRLIVKINYDYGQVFIRFVGTHAEYEKIDASKI from the coding sequence ATGAGAATTATTGCCCGAAAAACTCTACGCGACTTTTGGATAATTCATCCTGACAGTGAATCCGCTTTAAAAGCATGGTTTTTTGAAGCGGAGCGATCAAAGTGGTCGTCACCGCATATCATCAAAAAGAAATATCCGAGTGCCAGCATTCTACCGGATAATCGCGTTGTGTTCAATATTAAAGGCAATAAGTACCGATTGATTGTAAAGATCAACTATGATTACGGTCAGGTTTTTATTCGATTCGTCGGTACACATGCTGAATATGAAAAAATCGATGCATCTAAAATCTAA
- a CDS encoding helix-turn-helix domain-containing protein: MSIRPILTEADYQKTLARIEAIFDARPGTPEGDELEVLGLLVEAWEQKHFPIEKPGPVEAIAFRMEQLGMQQSDLAKLLGSRSRASEILNGKRPLSLRYIRVLHKKLGIPAEILIQEMEAVG; the protein is encoded by the coding sequence ATGAGCATTCGTCCCATACTTACTGAAGCAGACTACCAAAAAACCCTCGCACGCATTGAAGCGATTTTCGATGCGCGTCCCGGCACTCCTGAAGGAGATGAACTGGAAGTGCTTGGACTCCTTGTGGAAGCCTGGGAGCAAAAGCATTTCCCTATTGAAAAGCCAGGTCCGGTTGAAGCTATTGCTTTTCGCATGGAACAGCTCGGTATGCAGCAGTCAGACCTCGCCAAATTGCTGGGTTCCCGCTCGCGGGCGAGTGAAATCCTCAACGGGAAAAGACCTTTATCGCTGCGCTACATCAGGGTACTCCACAAAAAACTTGGAATACCCGCGGAAATTCTGATTCAGGAAATGGAGGCGGTTGGCTGA
- a CDS encoding glycoside hydrolase family 97 protein, protein MIPFLMMCLVAALSFSFTQRADAQPLQLASPEHVLEVSFTLEDGVPKYSLSRLGQTLILPSKLGFKLAGAPDFDTNFELLGHQSSTFDETWEQVWGEKRFIRNHYNELRVQLQQRDALARRIDVVFRVYDDGFGFRYEFPEQPNLSEILIDDELTEFTLTGNHESWWIGAYQWNRFEYLTENTPLAAVDTVHTPLTMRTADDIYLSFHEAALTNYSSMTLERVADFTLKANLMPWADGIRVRTQAPAVTPWRTLQVADRPGDLITSYLILNLNEPNQIEDTSWIEPAKYVGIWWEMHLDKSTWEPGPRHGATTENAKRYIDFAAEHGFDHVLVEGWNPGWEGDWFADGVVFDFTRPYDVFDLEGVAAYALERGVRLMGHHETSASVEHYEAQMEEAFALYERLGVRAVKTGYVGHGQEIFWTDADGNRNYEWHHGQHMVEHHQTVVELAAQHQISLNVHEGVKDTGLRRTWPNLMTREVARGQEYNAWGENGGNPPNHVLMLPFTRNLAGPFDYTPGVVDLLFEEWRPDNRVPHTLAKELALYVVIYSPLQMAADLPQNYENAPLPLQFIKDVPADWYDTLVPDGSIGNFITVVRKDRNSDEWFLGSITNEQGRLLETPLSFLDEGRRYRAEIYRDATDAHWEHNPYALEYVEMEVSSTTILPLRLAAGGGMAVRFVPLDE, encoded by the coding sequence ATGATACCTTTTCTGATGATGTGCTTAGTAGCCGCCCTGTCCTTCAGTTTTACCCAGCGCGCGGATGCACAGCCGCTGCAGCTTGCCTCTCCTGAGCATGTGCTCGAAGTGAGCTTCACCCTTGAAGACGGGGTGCCGAAATACAGCCTCAGCCGACTTGGGCAGACGCTGATTTTACCTTCGAAGCTGGGCTTCAAACTGGCCGGTGCGCCTGATTTCGACACCAACTTTGAACTCTTGGGTCATCAGAGCAGCACTTTCGATGAAACCTGGGAGCAGGTGTGGGGCGAGAAACGCTTCATCCGGAATCACTACAACGAACTGCGGGTGCAGTTACAGCAGCGGGATGCCCTCGCGAGGCGCATTGACGTCGTTTTCAGGGTGTATGATGATGGCTTTGGATTTCGCTACGAATTCCCGGAGCAGCCGAACCTGTCTGAAATTCTGATCGATGATGAGCTGACCGAGTTCACGCTTACCGGCAATCACGAAAGCTGGTGGATTGGCGCCTATCAGTGGAACCGGTTTGAGTACCTCACCGAAAATACACCGCTGGCTGCCGTTGATACCGTGCACACGCCGCTTACGATGCGTACCGCGGATGATATTTACCTCAGTTTTCACGAAGCGGCGCTCACCAATTACAGCAGCATGACGCTCGAGCGCGTTGCGGATTTCACCCTAAAGGCGAACCTTATGCCGTGGGCCGATGGCATTCGGGTGCGTACGCAGGCGCCCGCGGTCACGCCCTGGCGCACCCTACAGGTAGCCGACCGCCCCGGCGATCTGATCACCTCCTACCTCATCCTGAACCTCAACGAACCGAACCAAATCGAGGACACAAGCTGGATTGAGCCGGCCAAGTACGTCGGCATCTGGTGGGAAATGCACCTCGATAAATCAACCTGGGAACCGGGGCCGCGGCATGGGGCAACGACCGAAAACGCGAAGCGCTACATCGACTTTGCCGCCGAACACGGCTTTGATCACGTGCTGGTAGAGGGCTGGAATCCCGGCTGGGAAGGCGACTGGTTCGCAGACGGCGTGGTCTTCGATTTTACGCGGCCCTATGATGTTTTTGATCTCGAAGGCGTGGCCGCTTATGCGCTGGAACGGGGCGTGCGGCTGATGGGGCATCACGAAACATCCGCAAGCGTGGAGCACTACGAAGCGCAGATGGAAGAAGCGTTTGCCCTGTATGAGCGCCTCGGCGTGCGCGCGGTGAAAACCGGCTACGTCGGGCACGGTCAGGAAATTTTCTGGACCGACGCCGATGGCAACCGCAATTATGAATGGCATCACGGACAGCACATGGTGGAGCATCATCAAACGGTTGTGGAGCTGGCGGCGCAGCATCAGATTTCGCTGAATGTGCACGAAGGCGTGAAGGACACCGGCCTGCGTCGCACCTGGCCCAACCTGATGACCCGCGAAGTGGCCCGGGGTCAGGAGTACAACGCTTGGGGCGAAAACGGCGGCAACCCGCCCAATCACGTGCTCATGCTGCCCTTCACCCGAAACCTCGCGGGTCCGTTCGACTACACTCCCGGGGTAGTTGACCTTCTCTTCGAAGAATGGCGCCCCGATAACCGCGTGCCGCACACGCTCGCAAAAGAGCTGGCACTTTACGTGGTGATTTACAGTCCGCTGCAAATGGCAGCCGATCTGCCCCAAAACTACGAAAACGCCCCGCTGCCGCTGCAGTTCATCAAGGATGTACCGGCTGACTGGTACGATACCCTTGTGCCGGATGGCAGCATCGGAAACTTCATCACCGTAGTGCGCAAGGACCGCAACAGCGATGAATGGTTCCTGGGCAGCATCACCAACGAGCAGGGAAGACTGCTCGAAACGCCGCTCTCCTTCCTCGATGAAGGGCGCCGCTACCGGGCCGAAATCTACCGCGATGCCACCGACGCGCACTGGGAGCACAACCCCTACGCACTCGAATATGTCGAAATGGAAGTCAGCAGCACAACGATACTGCCGCTGCGACTTGCTGCTGGCGGAGGCATGGCCGTTCGTTTCGTGCCACTGGATGAATAG